In Nitrosococcus halophilus Nc 4, the genomic stretch GCGGGTCAAGGCCCGCGCCTCCCTAAGCGTGCGTAAGTTATTAGCGCTGCAACCCGCTACCGCCTGGTTAATCCGGGACGGCGAAGAGATCGAGGTTTCCGTAGAGGAGATCCAGCCTGGAGATCGGGTTCGAGTGCGACCGGGAGAAAGTATTCCTGTTGATGGCCAGATCGTGGAGGGCGCCTCCGGCATTGATGAGAGCATCGTCACCGGCGAATCCCTCCCCGTGGAAAAGACAGTCGGCGAAGAAGTTATCGGGGGAGCGATTAATCAAACGGGAACCTTAGTCATCCAGGTTACGCGGGTGGGTGCGGAGAGCTTTCTGCAACAGGTGGCCCATTATATTGAAGAGGCCCGGGCCATGAAGCCGGGCCTGCTGCAGTTGGTGGATGTGGTGCTCATACCAATTTCATGTAATTTTGCATTGTATAAGTTCAGTCTAAACAATTGCTTGAAGCCTTAATAGATTGCACTCTTTGATTAAATTGGTATCAAATATTATGTCCCTGGGGTAGTGGCTTTTGGCTGGCTGGCCTTCCTTATTTGGACTGCAGGCGCCTGGGGGATGACTGGCGAGATGAACATGGCACGGGCCCTCTTTGCCACCCTGGCAGTCTTTGTGATGGGCTATCCCTGTGCTTTGGGGATGGCTACTCCGCTGGCCCTGATCCGCGGTGGGGGGGAGGCCGCCGAGAAGGGGATCCTCATGCGTTCGGGGGAGGCCTTTCAAATCCTCAAAGACATCCAGAAAATTGTTTTCGACAAGACCGGTACCCTCATGGTAGGGGAACCCCAAGTTGTCGATCTCGTGCCCCTTGGTGATCAGGATGGACAGACTCTGCTCCGCCTAGGTGCAGCGGTGGAAAAATCCTCTGAGCATCCGTTGGCCCGGGCTATTGTGGAGCGAGCCGAGGAAGAACAACTCAAGTTTCCCGAGGTCCGAGACTTCCAGGCCACTCCTGGCAAGGGAGCTCGGGCTTTAGTGGATGGCCGTCTGAGCTATGTGGGTAATTTACGTTTTTTGGAGGAGGAAGGGGTGGTGATCCAGGCGGGTTGGGACCAAGCTAAAGCCCTGGAGGAAGCTGGGAAGACGGTAGTGGGTATCGCTACAAGGGGGGATCTCATGGGCCTTATTGCCATCGCGGATCGGATCAAACCGGACGCAAAGGTCGCGGTTCGCCAACTAAAAGAGATAGGGATAGAACCGGTAATGATCACGGGCGATAATTGGCGTACGGCTCAGGCGGTGGCAGCGGAATTGGGGATCGACACGGTGCAGGCTGAGGTGTTGCCGGATCAAAAGGCCCAAGCGGTACGAAAGCTGCAAGCTCAGGGCACCCGGGTGGCGATGGTGGGGGACGGGATCAACGATGCCCCGGCTCTGATGCAGGCCGATGTGGGTATCGCCATCGGTGCCGGTACCGATATCGCCATCGAATCCTCAGATGTCATCTTGGTTGGTGAACGGTTGACAGCGGTGGTCGAGGTCTTTCATATTGGGCGTAGCGCCTACCGAAAAACTGCCCAGAACTTAATGTTGGCTTTTGCCTTCAACGGGGTCGGAGTGCCGGTAGCCACCACCGGTTGGGTGCATCCTGTGTGGGCCATGATCGCCATGGTGGCCAGTGTCTCTACGATCCTGCTCAATTCTTTCCTAGGCCGGTTACTTCCTAAGCCGAGGGAAGCCCAGTGCGAGCAATCTGAGGTGCACACGCTGGAACTCCACATTCCGTCGATGCATTGTGAAAGTTGCCTAAACGCTATTACCCAGGCTGTGACTCAATTCCCGGAAGTGCTAGAGGTCCAAGGCGATTTAAAAAAGAAAATCGTCTCCATTCGCTATCAGGAAGATCATGCCGCACCGGATCGGATTCGACGGGTTATCGATGAAGTTGGTTTTCCCGCAGGCTAATATAACTGCTATTTAACCCCACTATGGAAGACTGAAGATGAAAAAAGTTTTGAAATATCTCGGGCTTTTTCTCTTTTTGATGGTGGTAGGAATGGTTGCAGTAAGAATGAATTGGCTAGGGACAAATCAGGTGTTTCTTCCTACCGGTGAAAAAGTCAATCCGGAAGAATTACCCTCATCAGAAGTGCTAAGTGTGGTGGCAGAGCAGATGAATCAGGCGCTTCCCATAAAGGTAGGTAGGGGAATGGAGCTTCGAAGCGTCGAAGGAGTGCAGGGGGAATTAATCTATCATTACATTAAAGCAATCCCCTCTTCAGAGTCGTTCGATAGGAACCAATTTATTGAAGATTTGCGTCCCCTCGTGCTCAGGCGGGCTTGCAAGGATCAAGGAATGGCTATCTTTTTTACCCACGGAGTCCGTGCTCACTATGATTTTAGAGAGGAGGATGATCAACTCATCGGTGAAATCATCATCACTCCTAGGCAATGTGGTTACTAACTGTCTAAATGAATAAAAACACTCTCTCCTTCACAGGCCGGATGAGAGTTGTTCATCCCGGGTAGTTCCAACTGCCAGTAGGATAAAAGGGCCCATCCTCGAACCTCGCAGCCCAATTCTTCCAGCCAATCGGCCATAACCCGGTTGGAATTATGGACCAACGTATAGGGTTGGGGATGTTTGATACCAATTTCATGTAATTTTGCATTCTATAGATTTAGTCTAAACAATCACTTGAAGCCTCAATAAATTGCATTCTTTAACTAAATTGGTATGACAAATTTCATATCAAAATCTGGATTATAAACAAGGGAATTTAGGTTTTCCGAATAGAGGGTTTCCAATGCCGCTTGCAATTGTTCGACGGCTTTGGCCTCCACCGGGATTAGCAAGATCTGCTCGATACCTTCCTTGACTTGGCGCCAGATTGCCTGTGTGGTAGGGGGACCGGGGAGCTCCCGCCGTCCAAGTGCGGCGGGGGTCGGTTTCAATAGGGCGGCGGCTCCCTGTAGGAAACCAGTCTTTCCCCGCGCGTAATAATCCCAGTCGCCATAGGCATAACGCACCAAGCGGCCGTCCGCATGGCTGAGAACCAGGCTCGAATGCCGCCCATGATCCAGCAAAAAGACTCGGCGTTCTTCTTCCAGCGATTTCGGCGGGATCACGTGGGCCGCACACCCCTCGAGCAGCACGCTGATCAAAGCCGCTATCAGCGATTTTCTTTCTCCTTTTGAAAAAAGGGCTAGGTAAAGCGGCTCGCTTGATGGGGCTTTAGAGCCCCTTTTAAACACCTTAGAAATACCTCTTCCCTGTTTAACAAGAATTATAGGAAGCCGCCAATTCTGCTGGAAGCCCATTACCGTGTGCGTGAGTTCTCCGCCACCAGCAGCTATTAAGTGACGCCCCGCTTGCTCGTCGATGTTACGGGGTTTTTGTGCTGGTGCCGGCGTAGGAATATAATAGTATTACTTTATCGAGTAAGAAAAGACAAAGCATGCGTATCACGAGCAAAGGTCAAGCTACTGATATAGTCAGCGCAGTTTCCTGTAGGGCGGATAAGCATAGCGCATCCGCGTGTGACTAGCTGGTTTTTTTTGTCGGAGATCCAATGAGTCGTTATCGCCGTACTTATATTGAAGGCGGCTGCTATTTCTTTACTGTTGTTACCTGCCGCCGCCGCCCGCTATTTGCTTACCCTGAAACCGTGGCGTTGCTACGTTCGGCCTTTCGTAAAGTGATGACGGAAAGACCTTTCACTGTGGATGGGATCGTGGTTCTACCCGATCATCTACACTGTCTTTGGCTTTTACCGAAAGGCGACAGCGATTTCTCTAGCCGCTGGCGCGAAATTAAAAAACATGTCTCCCGGCGCTTCCCTGATTCTCGCAATCTTCGTAATGAAAAAACTATTTGGCAACGACGTTTCTGGGAGCATGCCATTCGAGATGAGCAGGATTGGCGGCGGCATATGGATTACATCCACTTTAACCCGGTAAAACATGGTTTGGCCTCGTCACCGCCAGAGTGGCCTTGGTCATCATTTCTTAAATGTGTGGAAAAAGGATGGGGACGTGATGAGCCCCTGCAAATCGCCAATATGGATTTAGAGTGACCAATGGTGGATGCGCTACGCTTATCCACCCTACAGGAACTAATCTTCATTTGTACTCAGCCGAATCGTTGTTGGAGAAAACTTGACTTGGCCATCACAGACGAAGGCATATAAGGATATCTTTTTGATTACCATAACGGGACAATTCAAAAGTTAAAAAGCCATTGTCAAGGAGCCAGTGTCCAGCAGGCTCAAAGCCGATTTCAAGAAGACGATTCATGAAGGTTAATATCTAAAGGATTGAAAAAATGTTGCGATGTCCGCCAATCCAGGCAAAAGGCGGGGAAGAGAACTGCTGTGGCTGAAGGGTAACTATCCAGGAATTTCTCTAGAAGATCAATTGCCCAGACTTCAGTAAAAGCCCAGTTCTTAATCATTATTATTATTCCATTGACGGCGATTGATGGCATAGTCGGCTATTCGGCCTATAAAGGGCAACCACAGCATTCCCGGCAACCAGGCGCAATGGCGGAGGTCGCGAAAAGTATGGATGCCGATGCCCATGGTTTCATGGCCCGCACGGGGCTGGTCGCGGTAGGTGCCGAGCAGACGATCCCACCAGGGCAGGTTGAAGCCGAAGTTAGAGTTGGTTTCATCGTCTTCCACGGAGTGATGCACGCGGTGCATGTCGGGGGTCACCAGGAACCAGCGTAGTATTTGGTCCAGCCGGGCGGGGAGGCGCACATTGCTATGATTAAACATGGAAGTGGCATTAAGCAAAATTTCAAAGAGGATGACGGCCACCACAGGGGAACCGAGCACCCCGATAGCAGCGAACTTGATTAGCATGGAAAGTACCATTTCCAGGGGATGGAAACGGACTCCAGTGGTGATGTCAAAGTCGAGATCGGCGTGATGTACGCGGTGGAGCCGCCATAAGGTGGGTACGGCATGGAACATGACGTGCTGGAGCCAAATGATGAAGTCCAATATCAGCACCGAAGCAGCTACAGCCAGCCAGAAGGGGGGAGAATAGTAATTAAACAGTCCCCAACCCTGCTCAATGGCAAACACTGCCATGCCTACCGCGGCGGCGGGGAATAGCCATCGCAAAAGGAGGGCGTTAAAGAACGTCAGTCCCAGGTTGTTCAACCACCGCACCGGTCTGGATACGGAGAGCTTGCGCCGGGGAGCCACCCGTTCCCACAGGGCCATGGTGCCGAAGACACCGAAGAAAAATCCCAGCCGAAGCAGTATTTCGTTTGAGAGGACAAACTCAGTTAAATCCATCTTCATTATCCTGTTTTGAAAAGTCGGAAGGGGAAGCTCGCTGGTGGTGATGCGCGCCCTCCCTAGGGGCATTTTTGGAGTGTTCCGATTCGCTCCCGGCGAATCGGTCAAGCCGCCTACCCTTCCAAATGGCATACACCGCTGGGAATACCACCAATACCATGGCTAGCGCCGAAATCACCCCCCCGATCATGGGGGCGGCGAGACGCTTCATCACATCCGCACCGGCGCCGGTGCTGAATAGAATGGGAGCCAACCCCATAAATGTCGTTATACCTGTCATCAGCACTGGGCGGATACGCCTTCCGGCACCTTCTTGGATGGCGGCGTTCAAGTCAGCCCGGGTTTTGAGTTGACCTTGGGCTTTCCCCTCACGATAGGTAAGGTCGAGATAGACCATCATCAGCAGACCCAGCTCCACCGCCAGCCCCGCCACAGCGATCAGGCCCACACCT encodes the following:
- a CDS encoding sterol desaturase family protein, translating into MDLTEFVLSNEILLRLGFFFGVFGTMALWERVAPRRKLSVSRPVRWLNNLGLTFFNALLLRWLFPAAAVGMAVFAIEQGWGLFNYYSPPFWLAVAASVLILDFIIWLQHVMFHAVPTLWRLHRVHHADLDFDITTGVRFHPLEMVLSMLIKFAAIGVLGSPVVAVILFEILLNATSMFNHSNVRLPARLDQILRWFLVTPDMHRVHHSVEDDETNSNFGFNLPWWDRLLGTYRDQPRAGHETMGIGIHTFRDLRHCAWLPGMLWLPFIGRIADYAINRRQWNNNND
- a CDS encoding heavy-metal-associated domain-containing protein; the protein is MVASVSTILLNSFLGRLLPKPREAQCEQSEVHTLELHIPSMHCESCLNAITQAVTQFPEVLEVQGDLKKKIVSIRYQEDHAAPDRIRRVIDEVGFPAG
- a CDS encoding REP-associated tyrosine transposase produces the protein MSRYRRTYIEGGCYFFTVVTCRRRPLFAYPETVALLRSAFRKVMTERPFTVDGIVVLPDHLHCLWLLPKGDSDFSSRWREIKKHVSRRFPDSRNLRNEKTIWQRRFWEHAIRDEQDWRRHMDYIHFNPVKHGLASSPPEWPWSSFLKCVEKGWGRDEPLQIANMDLE